From Triticum urartu cultivar G1812 chromosome 2, Tu2.1, whole genome shotgun sequence, a single genomic window includes:
- the LOC125534211 gene encoding NDR1/HIN1-like protein 13: MADRVHPAPLLPLSIPPAPPTDNSVAAAETAPLRSTAAAPGASYVVHVPKDQALRIPPPDRKLTARPARRRMLRRACCGACCALLLAAAFVGAVYLVFRPRAPSFSVTSLSVAGLLDPSPAQLDAAVRADNGANRKVGVDYRGGGEVSVSYSGVLLATGRWPAFYQAPRNVTLISMPLTGRDGVALTDDQRGRLAEQAAAGAVPLTVEARVPVRVRLGKVLRTWTVDVWARCEVTVDRIDGEMTAANRGCRVKAKPLWWWW, encoded by the coding sequence ATGGCGGACCGCGTCCACCCCGCGCCGCTGCTGCCACTCTCCATCCCACCTGCCCCGCCAACTGACAACAGCGTCGCGGCCGCGGAGACAGCGCCGCTGCGCTCCACAGCGGCGGCGCCGGGCGCGTCGTACGTCGTGCATGTGCCCAAGGACCAGGCGCTCCGGATCCCGCCCCCGGACCGCAAGCTCACCGCGCGGCCGGCCCGGCGCCGCATGCTCCGCCGCGCCTGCTGCGGCGCGTGCTGCGCGCTCCTCCTCGCCGCGGCGTTCGTCGGCGCCGTCTACCTCGTCTTCCGCCCCAGGGCGCCCTCCTTCTCCGTCACGTCCCTCTCCGTCGCCGGCCTCCTCGACCCCTCCCCCGCGCAGCTCGACGCCGCCGTGCGCGCGGACAACGGCGCCAACAGGAAGGTCGGCGTGGACtaccgcggcggcggcgaggtcagCGTCTCCTACTCCGGCGTCCTCCTCGCGACGGGCCGCTGGCCGGCCTTCTACCAGGCGCCGAGGAACGTGACGCTGATCTCGATGCCGCTCACCGGGAGGGACGGCGTGGCCCTCACGGACGATCAGAGGGGGCGGCTGGCGGAGCAGGCCGCGGCGGGCGCCGTGCCGCTGACGGTGGAGGCGCGGGTGCCGGTGCGGGTGAGGCTCGGGAAGGTGCTGCGGACGTGGACCGTGGACGTGTGGGCGCGGTGCGAGGTCACGGTGGACAGGATCGACGGCGAGATGACGGCCGCCAACAGGGGGTGCAGGGTCAAGGCCAAGCCGctctggtggtggtggtga